In the genome of Xanthomonas translucens pv. cerealis, one region contains:
- a CDS encoding helix-turn-helix domain-containing protein: protein MPASLPPNSVFGRRLRAARRVAGLSQVELGALLGMNEKAASSRLSRYERGEREPDHETLAALSDALGVPPAYFHASSDVLAEVILLVARLPAERQKSVLELIKSHLASPPA, encoded by the coding sequence ATGCCTGCATCCCTGCCTCCGAATTCCGTCTTTGGCCGTCGCTTGCGCGCGGCGCGGCGCGTGGCGGGCTTGTCGCAGGTCGAACTTGGAGCGCTGTTGGGGATGAACGAGAAAGCTGCCTCGTCACGCTTGTCCCGCTATGAGCGAGGGGAGCGCGAACCCGACCACGAAACGCTGGCAGCGTTGAGCGATGCGCTTGGAGTGCCGCCGGCGTATTTCCATGCCAGCTCAGACGTCCTGGCCGAAGTCATCTTGCTGGTTGCTCGATTGCCTGCTGAGCGCCAGAAGAGCGTTCTTGAACTAATCAAGAGCCACTTGGCCTCCCCGCCGGCATAG